ACAAATCAATAGAATGTCAGTGACAGCCCTGCATGTGGAATAGCAATGTTATTAAATACACTTTTCTAAGATGCAAATTTTTTTAAGTGTGATTTTTACTTGAAGCTGGTATGTCTTGATAAATATTATGAGGAAAATGGTAAGTTTTATCtgacattacacactattttgtaGCAAGACTTAATTTAAAGCCTTGTTTAAACTTTCTAGTCCAAGTCAAGTCACACTAGTGCTGTGTTGGTGCTGTTTGTACATGCAATTTTCATGTTGCTGAGCAGTATGTAAGATAACTTTTGAATAAATATTTTGGTAATAATTTTGCTACTTTTGAACTCCATGTGTTAAATGATTGAGTAGTCACCGAATTTTAGTTTTGTGGTTACTAGATGGAGATAATCGTTGTATTTTGCTTAATTATTTAGCAGAAAGTTAACTGGCTGACTTTGTTTACAATACACAAGTGGTTCACGATTTTCACGAGTAAGTACTTTTTATACCTAGCATCAACGTGTTTAGGTGAATTTTAAGGTTGCGCGGATCTATCACATTCATGGCAGTGTGTCCGGCTTCCTCACCCCACGTGCTTGTGTTATACTATTTTTTCTTATAGGTGTGCAATATTACACATCCCAAGCATTCTAGGCTTCACTGTGTACTAATTTTATTTCTGGAAATTGAAGGGAGTGTTAATTATTAATGTTAAATAGATGGTTATCACACAAAAGAGTACAAAAATTAGTATTTTTTGAAGTTCTCTACAACAAAATTCAATTTTTCTCATATACTTGCTACCTCTAAATTTAAATTGTAAAACTTTCGGTAGGAATATGAAACCCCCGCTACAAATCAAGGGCTGCTTGTAACCATAACTCTGAGAAACTAAGGCATTATCTTGCATGCCATCTATGGTTTGTGTGTTTGGCCACATTCATACTAAACACCACTTGGTCGACTAGAGATCATGAAACAATACTGTATGGTCCTTCCACCAGTATGATATTGTACAATACTAATTTTTTCCCCTATTGCTTATTAATTTGTATTTATTCTTTATTAAGTAATTCCCACTACAATAGAAATAATATATAGCCCAAATTCACTAGAGTATTTAACCCATTGAAGATGCTCACACATTAGTATGATGACACATTAATTAAAACATTTCCCCTGTCCTTGTTGAGGCCTCCAGATGGTGGCTCTCGGGTATATTCAAGTACCATTAGAAAATTTTGCAACAAAAAATGCATGTATCAACAGTACCAAAAATTCTGGAATAAATGGAATCTTACTTTCAGCATAATTGAGCTCCCTTAACGTATAAAGTGTTCAAAAAGGACCATGCCTTGAAAAGGAAAAGAGAAAAACATTATTACTGTATTAATAAAATAaacttaataataaaattaaatatcaCAATGTGTTTTATAATAAAATTGAAtttttgaaaaaatataaatatactcCGGCAGATGATGATTAGAGTGAAGTACACTATTTTTTGTTCCTTAATAAAAAAATTACATTGAGGAATTGATATGAAAGCATTATTATACTTCAGTACTGAAACTATATATTACATTACAGAAAGAATTGTGAAACGATAACACATTCATTCCTTGCTGATAAAGACAACTGACAAGGGCCACAGTGTAATACTTGAGGGGTGCATTATTTAGGACATAAGTAAAAACTATAAAGTATAAGAAAAGTATTAAACAATCAGTCTAAATTTTCCCAAGAGAACCAGGTTGTGGGTTGAGAACCTTTGCCCTATAGTATTGCAACATTTTATGATGACATATCATGCCAAAAGCTTACCAAAGAAAAACCCATAAATTACCTCTAGAGTAGAGTATGTTATTAGTTAAACTGTTTCCTGCTGCTGGagacaagaaacttgcttaagctTATTGAGGTCCCACTATGCAATGTGCTATGCTATGCTATGCTATGTCCCACATCTACATTATTAAAGTTAATAATTACAACAAACCGATACACAAAATTGCACCAATCTTCTCTTCTGGATTGGCCCTCCAAGGTTCCAAGTTTACTGGCTCTGGTATCACAGAAACATCCATAAAACTACCAAGCCTCTGAATTTACAAAGGTCTACTGAGAACTAAGACCAGTATCAGGTGACACTCAGATGAGGGAAGCATGTGGATTCAAGAATGATTGAAGACTAAGTAAAACTGCCCAGAAAGTACAGGCAAAGCAAAACAATTTACAAATCCTGATTAAAAGAAAGAAAAGATGGAAACAAGGAAAGAAGGCATTTGGTTTGCCAAATGACAGCAAATGGGTCAGATGGCCAATTTCTGTTAAGGAAAGCTGGCCTGTTTGTCTTTGTTCTTGATTTCTGATGAACATTTCTGCTGCCTTTGTCACTGCCTGCTGAGGGGTTTTCACCCATGGCTGTTTCATATTTGTCAATAGATAAATAATGATATTTGTCAATGCCACTGCCCAGAAGGGCAATGGAGTATCAGGTTCCTTCTACCCTCTGAGAATTCATCTTACAGTAACGGATTTTGCAGTCTTCAACTAAGTGGGTGCTACAAGAgtcttctctcctctcccttaTGATTAGGATTTTGAGGCTGGCGACAAACTTGTGCAAATCACGACCTTCCCATTGTTTCCTCTACTGGGGCAGGGGTTCGTTCTGTTTATCTGACATCTACATTCTTTTATATACTATATGTGGATAAAAGAGACAGGCAATGTATCAGTGTGTGTATCTTTTTTTCCCATCAAGAATTAACATGTTCGGTTGTGTTTGTGAGTCAATGGTGGCTTCATCCCTTATAGAGAAACAAAGAATAAAGGCTAAAatcagtgtaattcattaatttCTGCAAATGCATTATTGTATGCTGCTTGTAATATACCTTAAGGGTGTGAATGATACCATGATTCATGGACTTTATCAACGATACAAAGATGCTGGTAAACAAACATTTGTATGTTGCTGATAAACCACAAGATATAAATCGATCAGATTTGTTAAATAAAGAAAAAACTCTttgttaaaatatttattaattcaTGACCCTCATTGCACGGAATGTTTTTTAAAGGCATGTTCATTAAAGGAGATTTGCCTATAGATGAATACATTCAAAGAGAATAGATAAACTAGTAATGGACAGAGGATTTAAACACTTTCGATTTCAGttcgatttctgtgtgtaatattaACACTTTTAGTTCGCGGCAACAGATATTGCGTCCACAAATAACTATGGATGTCTGGCAGACGCATTTTGTGACCAAaattaaatatttgttaaaattccatttattgttcgaTTATTATGGGACTAATTTTACAATGTGCGCCTTtagattgtgaacaatttgataccaaaatgaacgatgtaacatggaaattgaggtcagaacactggaaagagtaTACATATTTTAGTGTGGGTGCACTCTCCTGGGAAACGATAGGCCATGCAAATTGTTAAAACAAATTTTCAATTCAAGTatttattaataaattttatGATTTATTATCTATAACATGGCATGTGGAATAATGTTTAAATATAACAAAGTTTCATCACTGAATGAATGATAAAATGAATACAACTCACACAATAAAATTCCTCCATTATCACAAAAAACTCACTTAGTCAATGATTCCCAATCAGTATCGGGAATACATAAATCTACTGCTGGATTTTTCTTGCTATTTGTTGCTGGCTTGGTGAAGTTCATTCTCTGTTTAACTGTCTTTTGGGTGCTTGGAATAAAATCACTGGCTTCTAAATTTTCCCGCACCAACAGACAGTTTAGCCGAGATTTCAGGTATtcctaaaaataaaaataaatagatTACTGTAATGTAATTTTGAATAACCAGGTAAGGCCCATCTATCCTTTATGAATGGTATGTTAACATGGTCAACAGTGAAGTCACTGGATTTACCTAACTGATTAATAATGCACTGTACAATATATGCATCACTCAGTTACAGTTTTATCTACAGTATTTATTATATACTCAGTATCTCTGTTTTCCCAGAAAATGAGCTGAACCAAGCACAAAGAAGCCCTTAGTTATACTTGTCTGTATCCTCAGCTAAGAAAGAGAATTAAAAGCAAACAGATTTCACACTGCACTAAACTGATTTATCAAGTAAAGTCAGTATCAATTTTTTTCTCTAATATTATCACCCTCAAAATGCACCAACGACCAGTCATTCTCATGGTaacatgttgtttaccatatatcATGTCATCTCTATTCATAGGTCTTTCATTACTCTCACCTCCAGTGACCTCACACTACGTAACCTTCTCACATCATTTTCAGTTGCATTTATTCTCTCGATACTAATTATACATTACAAAATATCCATTTATACTGttcttattttatatttttggctTTATGTTTAAGTTTCATAGCCACAAATGAGAATTTAAATCAACTTTACTTCATGTAAACTTACTTCACACTCTAAATTCAACATTTTACCAaggccctctctaaactctctccTACAGCTGACCTTATTAAACGTTACTCCAatatacagtacaaacattcattCACAAGACAATGCCATAtgactacactcacactacaatgCCATGTGGCTACACACTAATTCGAAAATGGTGAACAGGATTCTTATCTACATTACACAAATGCAAATACCGTATGTACAATATTGCATTTAAAATGTGAAAGCTTACCTTAAATAAAAGTTTTCGTGATGTTAAGTGGTGAACTCTTAAGAAACGATCTATGGAGACAGAAAATACGAGAGGTTGCTTGGGATGAACCATGGCATCTCGTACAGCACCAGAAAATCCTTTATATACAAAGAGTGGATCTTCAGGTTTCTTCCCTCGTAGGTCAAACAGGCCTATTCGACCATGAGCAGTTCCTACCACAACTTGACTGAAAAAAAGTCATTCATCATTAGATATGTTGCCAAATATTATATGCTAAATATTATATTAACTTAATTATTTTGGACTGTACAAATGTATATCCTTTGTACCTTTTTTTATTTCATATTTGTATTTTTATTATGCAAAGACATTAGGCTTTGAGTAATATGATAAGCACCTTTCTTGGCACAACATTTCGATACTCCTCAGAGTAAGCTCTGCTGTATCCATTGGACAGTACACATGCAGTCATACAAGAAGACATTCTGCATTAGAACCACAGGGACTTTATCAAGCTATCCTTCAAGCATCATTAACAGTTGCGCTGAGGCTCTATTTTGTGGTGGGTACGCCTGTACTAATTCTAAAAAATTGCATCTCGGAAGCTCCACCTAGCCTTATGCACCGGAAATATTAAAACAGTAACTATTTGCCAGGCTCCGAGTGACTAACACCATGGAAACAATTACCCGGTATCTTTGTAAGTGGTTTTGTCCTAGCTATCAACGGAACTGGAGGTTCAGTGGAGAGCCTACTTCAATTTACACTTTACTAATCATTTGCTATGACACAGAAACCCTTCTAATAATTCAAAACTATCTCAAAGAAATCTTGTAAATTCAAAAGTCAATAAGAATTGCTCTAAATATATTGAAATTAACTATCTCTAAATAAATTAATCtcaaaataaattaatatgactATGGTAACCCTCTCCCCCCAAAAATAAAAAAGTTTCATTCACTCAAGGAACCAATTTGCTAAAAAGTGTTGCCACGATTTTGCTATTTTATCTGCCATATGTTATTGCCCTTATTTTGTACAAAGTTTTCTGATGTGCTAAATTTATCAaccttattatttatatattatttggcACAAGCAGTACGTACCAAGATATCCAACCTGTGTTTATTAATATGATATGTGTATAAGGATATACTATTATGCACATGTCTCATATCTAATTCAGTGAAGAGCTTGATAATATTACAAATAGAGGTGTTATCTTTAGCCCCACTCACTTCCATAAACTGACTATACATATACTGACAATTTCCAGGTGAAGAGTTAAGGGCTAATAAAATACAAGACTGATTCAAGAGGGGTGGACCCTTGCCCACTGGTAATAAATCTTTATAAACTTAAGGTTACAACCTTTATTAAGAACAAGTAGAATTATACTGGGGCCAGCCAAAAACACCGTGTCAGATCCAGTTTTACTGGTGACCAGTTCTAAGGTTTCTAATATGAGCCCCATGTCACCTATTATATTCTTGTTTCAGTAACTCCCTCCAGGTGTCTTTTGGAAAAGAAAAGTTAGAAGACACAGCTCAATTGTCACTTTGCCCTAATGCATTTAAATATTTACTGTTctgtttatttaaatattaaacaTTTACTGTACTGTTTGTAGCTAAATCAATATATGATTACAACTGTAATAAAGTACAGTACTCACATTTTGTGTGAGTACCTCCTCTCCTTGTTACATAATCACTCATGAGCAATTTTATATACACTTAAagtatgtatattatatacagtacatatataacATAGTTCACCTGTTATTGGAGAGGACTGAATTGATGCAAGTAAGTGGAGACTCTTCCCATTCAAAACTAAGAGTTGGCCTCCTTTGTCTTTGTGGATCATACAGCCGCACCTATgtagaaaaatattaaatattgtaCTGAAATTGCCCAGTACAGTGTGATGCAAACTGCCACACATTCCCTGTGATAAAGAAGTAACAATACTGGGTTGAAAACTTATCTTCCCAAACTTCTCCCCACAAAAGGGTAGAGTTAACTTCAGATTTGAGGCCTGCATGTGCCCAGTTAAAGGACATATGAACAAAAAGTATAATAGTGAATGAACTAGATACGTTTAATTACAGCTGATCGTAGGAAGTGTCCCTGGTCAAAATGCTAGGCCTATCTTGTATTACAAATATTATGAATATTCTTAAGAATAAAAATAAAAAGTGACCCATCCCTTTCTGTAGATAAAAAAATATCTTAGAATAAGAGAATACACAAGGAGAGACAAGTGTGGTTAGAGTTGTGGTGTGTGAAATAGGTTAGGAAGGGAGTCGGTGGTGTGTGCATATGGTTGGTGGTAGAATGGGTGCCAGTCTGGTGGGTATGGTTACTGATGGTGTTGTATGTACATGTGGCTTTTAGTGAACTAAGGTGTGGGATTGATGTACTTATGACAAACTACTGAAAAAAAGAATATTAAGAAAATATGGTACAGAATGTCACATAATAGAAGGAAAACAATATAACTACTGTGAAATATATAATGAAAATGTAACCATAGAATACAGTACATATTAATACACAGTACTAAAAATACAAGAGTATGCTTCTCACACTTAATAATGCAAAACTAAAAGACAATGAGAAATATTTTCAGCATGAGTAAAATGATTTGATTTTTAACCAACACTAATCTGAAAACATAATACAGTAACGCCTCGattaatgaatttaatccgttccggcaccgagctccttatgtggaaaactcgtcttatgaaacaacaacataactgTTGTCGGAGGTATTTGAGAACCAGTGGGAACACTCGCTAATCGAGCAAAAGCTCGTCAGTCAAGGCAAATTTTCTACTAGTGGCCTGCTCGTTACTTGAAATGCTTGTAACTGGAGCTGCTCGTTACTCGAGATTCCACTGTACACAACTTAAATAAGCGAATTGAATCAGCAGCCTTATGCCTCAGTACTGAAGTACGGTATACACAAAACTCACTCACTCCTTAATATAGCACAAAAATGTACACGGTAACAATACCTACTACATCACCACTTCCTTAAATTTATATTGTATAACCTTACATGCTTATGTCTAGAAGAAACTGCCACACTGTGCTGATCCTCTAGAAAGGCGATGccagacacccaaacaggaactcGTAGCTGTAGCATGTCTGGTTTCACCTAGATAAGGTGCAAATATAAATAAATCTGCTGTTCACAATATAttctacagtactgtattactaAAAAGAGTAAGATTTAATAAACTACAAGTAGAAGAAATTGAAAAGTTTACTTTGCATGGGAAGGCTATCACAATTACTGTCCATAAATTAATATAGTAATATATTGTAATGCatagaaaaaaaacagaaaaataaaTGTAAGTAGAGTTTAAGGAATTAAACTAGAAATGCAACAATAAATTAGTTATGTAATTTTCTGGTGTTACAAAGGAGTTAAGTAATTAATCCCTGAGAAGTACTTAAGAGATTCTAACACTTAGAATTCACTTCAGTTCACTTCTAACATACAGCTGTATGTTAGAAGTGAACGTTTTAGAAGTGCACCACGGAAAATGCATGGATGGAATATCAAGAGCCTATGAAGCAGagagaaagtatatatatatgctgtacaGTATTCTATGCCCTGATGGTGCATTTGATCACTAATATTTACTAGATTTATAATTTGAATATGATGTACTGTATATGTGTTTGTCAGTGaactttatttattatatacaatTGAAAGGTTCTAATCACCTTACACAAATTTAAAGACTAAATTTAATTGtctttatatttttaatttttaatttttttaatgtttAAAGTTTAAAAACTATAATGGTTAATAGTAAAGCTGGAATAAGGAACGTAATCTTATAAACActaaaaatattttttaataaattccAAAGCATTTGAGAGGCAGAAGGGTGTTTAAAAATCAAGTGATTCTTAAATCAAGTGTTCAAGAATTAAATTTGTAAAAGGATATATACAAATTATCAGAGAAGTTTTGAAGTTTTGAAACTAGAAATAAGAACTAGAAGTCATTTTCAAACTACAAAAGAAAAGGGGCAGAATGAATAATAATAGTACTTTTTACCAGAACAGTTTGAATGGTTGGAATAAAACTTCAGGAGGTTGTCTGCTAAAACTACTGGATGTTGTagaaatatttacaataaatgaACAAGAAAATTGAAACATCAAAGGTACAGGTCTCTAATTGCAACTATAAATAGGTAACTCATATTGTACAGGGTAATTAATAGTATAGACAGTGACAGACTATTTAAAATTAaagggacacagttggaaactaGGTACAAAGCTACAGCGATGTCATAAAGAACCTTTTAGGTACTGTACCAGAATTGTACAAAATATCAAACAAATTAGGAAGTAAAAGAGGATGCAGACTGCATGAACAGATATAATGCAGATATGACAGAACCAAAAGGGCAGGGCCCAAAGGCAGAGGCCcagcccctgcaagcacatctaggtcagCACAAAGGGGTCAAATGTACCAAACTAAAGACAGCTAAAagattggggggagggggggggggcagaaactaAACTTCATTCCCAACAAACACAAAATAGATAAGAACATTAAAAAATGGAAAGAGACAAAGTGGAGAAATGTATGAAGTAAATAACaagttacatacattttttgcttTAAATATAGGTTCTTCTGGGTGCTCCAAATCCCACACCTGAAGGTCATTCTCCTTCCCTCCAGTAGCTATCATATTTTGTGATGCTGGATTCTGTCTCATACATGTTAAGAATTCTCCACTAGTTAGTGCATTGATCTCCACTGGCTCTTCACGCCACAGCGTCACTTGACCTGACCTCACGGCAGTAATAGTTATGCTGAAAAGTAAACATAAGCAGTAAATAAACAAGTTAAAAAATGTGATGGACAAAATCTTCTGAAATGACATCACAGTGCCAATGGTAAATATGACCCATATTGAAATCTGGAGTAATTAgcaataattatttttttatttcacCAATGACTTGTACTGAGTAAAGCACAATAGCACAAACTGGATttatgtttattttaaaaatcctACACTTTAATCAAATTCTCATGCTTAGGGCACTAAATTTCATCATCTATACCTCTCTGATATTAAAAGATATTTTATCTACAGCTATTTATTTTATGTTTTCTTCTTACATATTGTATTTGCAAGTGCTCACAAAGCTACATAAATTAATGCCCAGCCTAGGTCAAGGACACATATAGCCCATGCTGGGCACCTggaagcaacccccccccccttcccacttcTACCAAGAGGAAAGTGGGAACAGCAAGCTGATGCCAAGGAAAGTACCCTTATAATAAAGTCAGGGCAAACTAATCAGCTAAGAGCACACAAGCTGGGAAGTATAAATACAATTGTGAAGTACAATGAAAAAATTATAATACTAAGCATGGCTTTCCTTGGAACAACAAAGTCTCAAGGAACACTAATCCCACTTAGCTCAATAAGAAAACATTGTCAATCCTTACACAGCAGATTACTGTATTGATGtattttgtactacagtataATATTAGTTCTATGGGTGCATGTTACTTACCCATCAACTCTTGCTAGAGACACAATAGGGCCCTCACCCACGCTAATTCTCCGTGAAGATACAAATGCCTTTGCATCTGTGTCAAATATACGTATAGTCTGATTTCGTAGACCCATCAAAACCtgaaaaattaatttaaaattaaaatttaacCACCATGCTATGCAGAGCGCCTTGAGGtgctctgagagttgtgctattttttttttataattaggctatattttaatgtttttaatgttttcatcacttttgaaatgaaaatggttgaATTTGGAAACATTttaacattaactttacctgaacatttataaaacaacaaaaatacatctttaacaattgcactatgaagtttttgccaaaaccaggtgcgcagtgcagtggttaagagtGATGCCTGTCTGAGAGACATGTGGAGGTTCACAAGGGTTCCTATGTTACCATGACACATGACATTGCATACGTATTTGATTTATGGCTGACCCCAATCCGGTCATACTGGGCACATATTCAATGTCAATTACAAactgagaaaactgtgtgaggctAACCCAATTAGACTATTTCCACTAACCaaacttttattttgtttttgtaaTTTGAGTTAAAAGTTACATAGAAATTTTATCAAACCACACCAAAActaactaacctatcctaaaccttacctaacttaacataactaagtcagtaaatCATATTCTTAACGCCTAGTAAGCACGGCCTGATTTGCTTATCAAGCAGAAATTTTTTTGGCATTCTTTTAATATTTCTTAATTGGTTTACTTCTAACAATACTAAAATATTACAttaggaacatgaattactgtATTGACTTAGCTATGTTAGTCATGGCTGGCCAAACTTCTAAATGTTGGACTTGACTAAAAGAAGTCCCAATCGCATACAACAacaaaaatcagcattgaatgtaatgaaactccattttctgggtgagacctggaggctcccccagaaaacttTATAATTCCAAagagaaaattatataaaaatttaATATTTCTGGAAAATTCAGTTTGTTAGGCAACTCTGGGTATTAGAAGTTCCTTCTACTGCGTAGATGCCTGCGTTCTCTTATAATTTTGAAGCCAGCATAAATATACTGAATCTACAATAATATGAATAGCCGCAATTCCCAATTTACAAACAAATCTCTCTACTGCTCCAGTGATTTGCTcaccaccaccaagtgctgtATGAATCACTTTACAGTATTAAAATTGCTATTTCACCTGATATATTACATTTGCTTTAGGACAATGTTAATAAATACTACTAATCATTTACCTCTGTTTGTTCCTCATCTCCCCATGCCATGGATGTGATCTCTTGCTCACGATCCAAAGCCTTCATATTGTGCAAATTCTTGTGGATAACAGCTTTTTTATTTAGATTTATGCCTGTGGAGAGAGGATAGACCAATTAGCTCTAATACACTTTGTGTATTTAAATAGTGATACACAAGGTGAGGACCGTGTGTATTCATGCCTTACATGAAGATGTTCCAGTGGAATGAAACAAAAAATAAACTCTTCAATAATCACTAGTTTCTTAATGAATTTCGATAACTCGACTACTCTtcttaatactgagtaagaaaataTTTAGCATAGAAAGCTTATCAGAGCCTTGAACCGTAAACCACAAAAGCAGCAGTCCACGGGTCTACCTACTGTGCAACCAGCACCTACAATAAAGAAGAATGCCAGAGACATCTACCAGCTGTCCAACTAGAACTTTAAGGCCTTCTTTGGGGTGCTACTATGGCAAGAAGGTGTTGGGTGATCCACATCCTAGTCATATATATTACTATTATCCATTATAACGTGGATCACCGAATATCTTAATATTACAGCCTATATAGCCATACaatagtttttttttaaatatactgCACTTGCCTTTCAATATTCCTGTTTCTGTGCCAACATAGACATTAAAATCTTTTTCGGGGTCATCCATTTTAAATTTTAAGATGCTGTAGAGTTAATTTTCTTTTAGATAAGACGTGCAATGTGGCGATAGGTTTCTGCTCCAGCGACTTCGTCCAGCACGACACCAGGGTCCGAGATCTGTAAACATGTGGGTCGACGTTTTAATAATGAATCCACTGGCAACGGATTAACACAAACAAATGCACGTTCGTCTAAAAGAGCAACAAGTGTTATTCTTTTAGTATAAAAAATTTTGTGATCCTTTTAAGGTGTCTAATTAGGGTGCGTATTTTAAgggaaaaagacaataataattaGTTTACATGATGGAGAAACAGGCTAGGATAACTAGAAAAAACTCTGAAGTGGGTAAAGGCAGAAAGCAGAGTAACAATAAgcaatttaaccggagcccgaccagttgtgtaaccaaagcttgaccagttgtgtaaccagaccccgaccagttgtgcaaccgtaagcctagcaagtatacatctcatccaaccctcacaaagctaaacagtcccaaagcacaaccaaactccattacTAGTTtgaccaaacaaaaatctccttagcgctacctaaaaccctccactaGCCCTAGAAACCAACTAATGGAGCCATAGCAAACAATTGAGCAAAcaattatatacaaaaaaagaaacccgaatttctagcaaacatataaacatagagccctagcaaacaaacctggagcactagtacacaaacaaccactggagcacaaccatgtacgaaccggagcacaaccatgtacgaacaggagcacaaccatgcacaacccaaagcccaacAAGTCACACCCCTGGAGTTCTGTAATAGGAACCCGACAAGTTGAGTAACCGGCGCCCGACCAGTTGTCCAACCACAAGCCTAGCttgaacgaaccaaacaaacaacctctggatcacaacaatgcacgaaccgaagtccgaccatgcacaacccatagccgaagtgacaccc
This DNA window, taken from Procambarus clarkii isolate CNS0578487 chromosome 7, FALCON_Pclarkii_2.0, whole genome shotgun sequence, encodes the following:
- the l(2)k09848 gene encoding WD repeat-containing protein 74 is translated as MDDPEKDFNVYVGTETGILKGINLNKKAVIHKNLHNMKALDREQEITSMAWGDEEQTEVLMGLRNQTIRIFDTDAKAFVSSRRISVGEGPIVSLARVDGITITAVRSGQVTLWREEPVEINALTSGEFLTCMRQNPASQNMIATGGKENDLQVWDLEHPEEPIFKAKNVKPDMLQLRVPVWVSGIAFLEDQHSVAVSSRHKHVRLYDPQRQRRPTLSFEWEESPLTCINSVLSNNSQVVVGTAHGRIGLFDLRGKKPEDPLFVYKGFSGAVRDAMVHPKQPLVFSVSIDRFLRVHHLTSRKLLFKEYLKSRLNCLLVRENLEASDFIPSTQKTVKQRMNFTKPATNSKKNPAVDLCIPDTDWESLTK